A part of Miscanthus floridulus cultivar M001 chromosome 6, ASM1932011v1, whole genome shotgun sequence genomic DNA contains:
- the LOC136461709 gene encoding probable protein phosphatase 2C 1 isoform X1, which yields MWPVCLHPSATTSPPPRAFAASDRSEEIAMAASTASRLSPPRFRAPSPSLHPPIRRSRFSPIRAAKLEAVLSIGTHLIPHPRKAASGGEDAFFANSDAGGVFAIADGVSGWAEKDVNPALFSRELMRNSSNFLNNEELQVSRDPQILLRKAHAATSSIGSATVIIAMLEKTGTLKIASVGDCGLKVIRKGQVMFSISPQEHYFDCPYQISSEAVGQTYQDALVCSVNLMEGDIIVSGSDGLFDNIFDQEIVSIISESPGVHEAAKALAELARKHSVDVTFDSPYSMEARSRGFDVPWWKKILGAKLIGGKMDDITVIVAQVKTVVVPEDEGGDTEEQKGNEQGAAAVVVSAE from the exons ATGTGGCCTGTCTGCCTCCACCCCTCagccaccaccagtccaccaccgcGTGCCTTTGCCGCGAGCGACCGTAGCGAGGAGATTGCAATGGCGGCCTCCACTGCTTCCCGCCTCTCGCCCCCTCGCTTCCGCGCTCCTTCCCCGTCTCTTCATCCTCCAATCCGCCGCTCGCGCTTCTCCCCTATTCGCGCAGCCAA GTTGGAAGCTGTGTTGTCTATTGGTACTCATCTAATCCCACACCCAAGAAAG GCTGCAAGTGGCGGAGAAGATGCTTTCTTTGCTAATAGCGATGCTGGCGGAGTATTTGCCATTGCAGATGGTGTCTCGGG ATGGGCAGAAAAGGATGTCAATCCAGCTCTATTCTCTCGAGAGCTCATGAGAAACAGCTCTAATTTTCTCAATAATGAGGAG TTGCAGGTCAGTCGTGATCCTCAGATTCTTCTCAGGAAAGCTCATGCTGCAACTTCTTCTATTGGATCTGCAACAGT AATCATCGCCATGCTTGAGAAGACCGGGACTCTGAAAATTGCAAGTGTGGGAGATTGTGGGTTGAAAGTTATTCGTAAAG GACAAGTAATGTTCTCTATATCCCCTCAAGAACATTACTTTGACTGTCCATACCAGATAAGCTCAGAGGCAGTGGGTCAAACATATCAGGATGCATTG GTTTGCAGTGTAAATCTCATGGAGGGTGATATAATTGTGAGTGGTTCAGATGGACTTTTTGACAACATCTTTGATCAAGAGATCGTTTCCATAATTTCTGAGTCACCAGGTGTACATGAAGCTG CAAAAGCGTTGGCAGAGCTTGCAAGAAAACATTCGGTGGATGTCACATTCGATTCACCCTACTCAATGGAGGCCCGGAGTAGG GGTTTTGATGTCCCCTGGTGGAAGAAGATACTTGGAGCCAAACTAATAG GCGGTAAGATGGACGACATCACAGTCATTGTCGCACAAGTGAAGACAGTAGTGGTCCCAGAGGACGAG GGTGGCGACACAGAAGAACAAAAGGGGAATGAGCAAGGCGCTGCTGCTGTGGTTGTATCTGCTGAATGA
- the LOC136461709 gene encoding probable protein phosphatase 2C 1 isoform X2, with protein sequence MWPVCLHPSATTSPPPRAFAASDRSEEIAMAASTASRLSPPRFRAPSPSLHPPIRRSRFSPIRAAKLEAVLSIGTHLIPHPRKAASGGEDAFFANSDAGGVFAIADGVSGWAEKDVNPALFSRELMRNSSNFLNNEEVSRDPQILLRKAHAATSSIGSATVIIAMLEKTGTLKIASVGDCGLKVIRKGQVMFSISPQEHYFDCPYQISSEAVGQTYQDALVCSVNLMEGDIIVSGSDGLFDNIFDQEIVSIISESPGVHEAAKALAELARKHSVDVTFDSPYSMEARSRGFDVPWWKKILGAKLIGGKMDDITVIVAQVKTVVVPEDEGGDTEEQKGNEQGAAAVVVSAE encoded by the exons ATGTGGCCTGTCTGCCTCCACCCCTCagccaccaccagtccaccaccgcGTGCCTTTGCCGCGAGCGACCGTAGCGAGGAGATTGCAATGGCGGCCTCCACTGCTTCCCGCCTCTCGCCCCCTCGCTTCCGCGCTCCTTCCCCGTCTCTTCATCCTCCAATCCGCCGCTCGCGCTTCTCCCCTATTCGCGCAGCCAA GTTGGAAGCTGTGTTGTCTATTGGTACTCATCTAATCCCACACCCAAGAAAG GCTGCAAGTGGCGGAGAAGATGCTTTCTTTGCTAATAGCGATGCTGGCGGAGTATTTGCCATTGCAGATGGTGTCTCGGG ATGGGCAGAAAAGGATGTCAATCCAGCTCTATTCTCTCGAGAGCTCATGAGAAACAGCTCTAATTTTCTCAATAATGAGGAG GTCAGTCGTGATCCTCAGATTCTTCTCAGGAAAGCTCATGCTGCAACTTCTTCTATTGGATCTGCAACAGT AATCATCGCCATGCTTGAGAAGACCGGGACTCTGAAAATTGCAAGTGTGGGAGATTGTGGGTTGAAAGTTATTCGTAAAG GACAAGTAATGTTCTCTATATCCCCTCAAGAACATTACTTTGACTGTCCATACCAGATAAGCTCAGAGGCAGTGGGTCAAACATATCAGGATGCATTG GTTTGCAGTGTAAATCTCATGGAGGGTGATATAATTGTGAGTGGTTCAGATGGACTTTTTGACAACATCTTTGATCAAGAGATCGTTTCCATAATTTCTGAGTCACCAGGTGTACATGAAGCTG CAAAAGCGTTGGCAGAGCTTGCAAGAAAACATTCGGTGGATGTCACATTCGATTCACCCTACTCAATGGAGGCCCGGAGTAGG GGTTTTGATGTCCCCTGGTGGAAGAAGATACTTGGAGCCAAACTAATAG GCGGTAAGATGGACGACATCACAGTCATTGTCGCACAAGTGAAGACAGTAGTGGTCCCAGAGGACGAG GGTGGCGACACAGAAGAACAAAAGGGGAATGAGCAAGGCGCTGCTGCTGTGGTTGTATCTGCTGAATGA
- the LOC136460239 gene encoding LOB domain-containing protein 17-like, which yields MAAASSSASSTERGSAGCKRERRRAWTRAEEEMPDDEEQAVAGAPCGACRTLRRMCVPGCVFVPYFTADDFAAVHGVFGASNVSKMLERIELPEQRRVAAATLVEEAKARQRDPTFGHVSYIRVLQEVNDKAREQVDARAGGDR from the coding sequence ATGGCGGCCGCGAGCTCGAGCGCGAGCTCCACCGAGCGAGGCTCTGCCGGCTGCAAGCGCGAGCGCCGCCGGGCGTGGACGCGAGCGGAGGAGGAGATGCCGGACGACGAGGAGCAGGCGGTGGCGGGGGCGCCGTGCGGGGCGTGCAGGACGCTACGGCGCATGTGCGTGCCGGGCTGCGTCTTCGTGCCCTACTTCACGGCGGACGACTTCGCAGCCGTGCACGGCGTCTTCGGCGCCAGCAACGTGTCCAAGATGCTGGAGCGCATCGAGCTCCCCGAGCAGCGGCGGGTGGCCGCGGCGACGCTCGTCGAGGAGGCCAAGGCGCGGCAGCGGGACCCCACCTTCGGCCACGTCTCCTACATCCGCGTCCTCCAGGAGGTGAACGACAAGGCCAGGGAGCAGGTGGACGCGCGTGCGGGAGGAGATCGCTAG